A window of Fusarium musae strain F31 chromosome 1, whole genome shotgun sequence genomic DNA:
CATCGCCGCGAACAGGATGCTCGATCTTGATCACCTCAGCGCTGCGCATTCGGCCATGTTAAAACGGCCAGGGTCATTGATGACATGAGCAAACTTACCCAAGATCGCCCAGAATCTGAGTACAGTAAGGCTATAAAGGTCAGCACTTGTCAACCATGTTCATGCAAAAGTTCGACTTACACCGGCCAAAACCCGGGTCATGTCCAGCACCCGAATGCCCTCAAGTGGGAGTCCGGTTTTCACGGCACTTGAGTACCGGCGGACTCCATGCGCATAGCCATTGATGGGCTTAGACCTCAAGGATCGAGCAGCAAGGAATaagctcatcctcagcaaACTGTCAGCTTGGCAGTGCTAAATATGGACTAAGTTGAGCAACTCAGTTGTGAGACTTGAAATCTTGTGCAACGGTATGTAGATATGTATATAGATTGATGCTTGAGATATTGTCACCGGTCATCGGAACCGGATGGGTAGCTACGGGAGTTCGGAATTGTgcgttgatgagcttgtagTCTaattgagcttggtgaacAAAGAGCTCCATGTGGGGATTGCACCTCGGCTTTTGGGGAAGAGGGCCAATCACTAAGAGTTCGGTGCCGAGTGACATCTCGCCGTTGCTGGAGCTTCTCGGCTCCGACGATTAGCGATGATTTACATTGGGTAATTGATCGCGATGTACGgagtaaatactttattaattgaTGGCTGACAAGATGTATTCGCATCATCGGCAACCATTGTAGTTTCGCCGTCTATGCGATGGCGAGCTACCTAATCACCAATGGAGAAGCTATAAAGACCTTTTATATGGTTGGTTGAGAAGGTGTGTATCATGCCATATTCAGCAGCTAACGATGCTATGAGAAACTATTTCCTAGCCCTGGACTCAATCAAATATCAGTCTGCTTGATTTGGTCGGCACCCGAGAAGCTTAAAGCCACGATATTAGCTGTTCAGAAAAACATGAATCCGTCCTTAGTGATCACAATCCCTTCCAAAAGGACTCTGAGCCTGTTAGATTGCGACAGTGTGATACGTCTCATTCAGGCGCAGCATTGCCGATcaataacttatttagtacggagtagcaaACTGGTGATGCTTCAGCCACACTCACCTTTCAGCGAAGAGCGACCCGTCCCGAAAAGCTTCGTTTTTATTTCAAAACTCACAAAATCATTGTTCACAGTTGGGCTTGTAAAGATTGTGCTGTACCACTTATCGTTATGTAATAGACTTCTCATGCTGTGTCTCCCCCAAAACTCCAATCGCTGGCTGCATCCCGTTCAaagtcttgtccttgtcaaTATCTCGTCTGATTATAGGTTCAACATAGCCACCACAGGCTCGTATTGGTGCTTGGGGGTTGCTCCCATTCCGGATAGCTGGGCTTGTGGTTTGGTCTTGGCTGCTGAACTGAAATAGCTGTAGGATCGCAATCCTTGCTTCCCATCTCATGCTTCTATCTTTCTGTCGCGATGTGATGCATCGATGGAAGTCCAGAGGCGAATCTCGGAAGAGATCTACTCCAAAGATAGACCTGAAACATGCCGGGACCCAAACTAACCATCTTATCAATGCCATCAACCAGAATGAAGCATCTTTGCTCGTGAAGAGACCTTGTCGTGGGCCGAGAAAGAATCGTACATATATCAATCTCTCGACCCCGGCTCGCTCCCATTTATAGAACCGCGCCTCAAGTGTGCGAGCCGCTGTGCGCCCTTGACCACACCAGACAGATCAGTCCAGCCAAGGCAGAGATCAACTAATCTTTGGCCTACGGATAGCAGAGGTTCTGCCATAAACTAACATATCAGAACCGTCCCCATAGTTACGTGGCCTTGCACGGCACGTAACCGTTTACCCGTTCCCAGGATCATCCATTCATAGCCTGTGGCTCCCCAGGATATCCCCGCCCATTCACGGAAGGCTtgaaatcttattataattaccgATATCTGCTGTCAAGATATTAAAGTAGGCATCTGGCAGGTTATCGATCTCTAGCTCGCCCTTCCATTCGTTgtgtttcttttgtttcccTCTTCTATCATCATGCCTATCTTAAGTTATCTATACTCGTGGGTCAAACCACGCCAATGCCAGCGTGAAGAACGATCTGCGTCTTTCTCtcttggcaagaagaagcgcgCAAAGTCAGGGCTAGATAAGAACGAAAAGGAAGATTTTCAGCGATCCAAAATAATTCGCAAGTCATTACAAAGTCGCGCCTCTTCAAGAGCAACCGTGCGACAGGACGATGAAAATGAcactgaagaggaggatagAAATACGAGTCTCAGGACAGACTGGAAAGCATACGAAGCTGATATTCAGCGAAACAAATCAACGCTGATGCGAAGGCACCCGGGAGTCGATCGTTCGAGAATACAAACTCACGCTGGATCCTCCTCGTCCCGACCTCAACCACAATCtttctcatcaagctcaaccagcCCCTACTCACCACTCTCACCAACgacatcaacttcaacaacaagccCAGCTTCGCCAGAAATAGGGAGAGCATTTTAATACGCCAGGCTTAAAGCATGAAGTATGGACCATGAAGCAAAGCCCACAATCACGACATATACCAATATATCTATCTCTGCATGACTTTAGACTAGGACTGGAATTATTTATACCATGGGAGCAGCGGCGCCGAAACGACGGGAACGGCTTCTGGTGTGTTAAAGGTGTAATGAGAATGAAGCTTTTGTGTATGATAACAATTTCAGTTGTAATAACGTATTCCTATCTCTCAGGCACCGATTTCATTTGTGACCTTGACAAACTTTTCCCACTGTCTCCAGGCCTCGCCGCTCTTGAGGGCCCAGCGAGCTCTTCGGATACCCTCTTTCCAGCGCTGCCCACCAGGGCCGCGCTCAGTGATGACCTTGCCGTCATCCCCCTCACCCATGTTGCTGGTATCGGACTCGCAGATACCTGATGTCACGAGCAAAGCCGCAgtgttgagaagaacaaaCTCAAGAATCGGGTCATCGTCAGGCAACTCATTGTGCAGAATTCGAGACAAGATCTCTGCATTCTCGGAGGGTTCTTTACCAGATGACACTGTATCCAGGGGATGTGTGCTCAGACCAAAGTCACTCGGGTGCACGGTGAAGTGCTCAACCTCGAGTCTTCCAGCACTGGTCTCGTTGACCCTCCAGCATAGAGTGTTACCGGCGCAGCTGACTTCATcgagctcttcctcgccgCAGATGATGAGAGCCTTCTTGAAACCAGCCATGCACAGCGCCTCAGCGAATGCCGGGCCGAGATCCCTTCGGCCGACACCAATGACACGGGCTTCAagcacatcttcaacagGGTTGGCCAAGGGGCCGAGATTGTTGAAAACTGTCCTCCAAGGCAGTTGCTTGCGGATGGGCGCGACGTAGCGCATACCAGTATGGAACACAGGGGCAAACAGAAAAGTGTAGTTAGTCTCAGAGTAAGCCTTGACCAAAGTGTCAGGGCGGACGGCGCTGATGATGGGAGGCTGAGGTTTCATACAAGCGACCAAGTCAGCACTGCCAGATTTTGAGGTGCTGGCTTTGTTACCGTGCTTGGAAACCATGAGCAAGGCTGAGGCTAGGATGGATGAGGTGGTGCTTATGTTGAAGGTATCGTGGCCATCACCTCCAGTTCCAACAATGTCACACTGAGATTATGTTAACAATTGCTCGTTGATCCAGCAGATTTTGTCCGATTCCTTACCAATCCGCCATTGTAAGCTCCCTCCTTTCGCCCTCTTCGTTCAATAACTTCCTTCAGCTCTTCTACAGGAATAGTTGCAGCGGCCTCTCGCATGACACGGGCGCACTCGGCCAAAACATCAGCTCTGAAATCAAGCTTTGTGAAATGCAATGCCatgagaagagaagctgTTTGAGCCTCAGTGACCTGATTTGTGAAAAAGTGAGAGATGGCCTCGGCAATCTCCTGAGGAGAGACAGCAGACCCGTTAGGCCAGAGCTTGGTCAGAAGAGGCTTGATATCGACAGGCGAGAGGGCATTTTGCCCGGCAGCTTGGGATTGAAATGCCATCTTGGTACTTTGCTGGAACGACCAGGAGGCTTGTACAGAGAgtggtgatggagagaaTCGACCAAGCACAGTTGATAAGTTGAACGGGGTATCGctcttctttgttcaataTTGAGATGTTTGTTCTATTGACTCAACTTGTGAATGAGTCGAAAGTACGTACTGCGGAGTGGCCCTTCGGCACCTGGTGATTGGCCGACCTCGGACAATGGAAACTCTAGCGCATCGTTGACGGAGGAGGACAAAATAAAGAGACATTTCATGATGAGCCTGATCGATCATGCAACGTCATGAGTTCCAACTGTGAGAAATGAATTCTTACCTTGACGTGCCAAAATACAAGCCAATGCATGTGTTAGCATTACCCATGACTAATCTCGGCCATTCTACAAGATGAATTATCTGAAATGTCCTCTTAAAACAGCTTGAAGAAATGACGTCGAAGGGAGAACTTCCATGGATATAACAGTTTAGTGTTCTTAAGGTCAAGCTTGACAGGGAACAGTCCCCGCTGTGGCTGGAACAGCACTCAATTCGAGATGACTATCCGTAGGCACTAACTGACTAGGCACCTTAAGGTTGTTATGTTCAGTTGGGACTACGGAGAGATTTGTGGTGAGATAAGTTAGTAGGGAATATCAAACCTGGAAAACGGAAATACATATCGGGAGCTCAAAGTGTGTCGTAACTTGGCCAGACTCATAAACAAGCATCGACAACTTAGGCTTGAGGTGGCGCCCGGGACTTTTAATTTGTCGGGAGTTACTACTTGTAGTACTTAggtggatgaagaaggattACGGAGTACCTGCGAAGGTCATCAAATCAAATCCAGAAGAACAAAATAAGCAGACTTGCCAAAGCTTTTTTGTTAAGGTTTCTTTGTTGGTAATTTGTAAACCTTCCACAAGCTTCTGCAGAATCTATCAGCGTCAGCAAAGAGATCACGTGCTCATGTATAGTTCTGGGTCCGTAACTACCTGCACAGTACCATCTGTTCTTCAGTGCGTTTATGAACTCCAGCAGTGAATGTTGATCTTAATTATCTATTTGCAAATGTGAACTGAACAACTGTCGTCGACATTTTCCTTCATGATCCATTGAGAAGCTATGTTAGGTAGGCAGGGATATTTAATCAGACTGCCTGCCTAGACGTCTGGAGCCTAAACGCCAGCAGTCAGAGCTCGCTTAGTCATTCTTATCATACAATCCATTGGACAAAGCGCCCTTCCTCACTTAACTTCGCCGTATCTCATTTTCTAACGAAACATCCCCCTCAACCTCCACGGCAGAACGTGCCGCCTCGGATGATGGCCCCAAACGGCAGCGATGCGCCTGCTTTTGAGGAAGACCTCAGTAATATCCTAGTATGTCCTGAGTGCAACATCAGCCCGCCCCACCTAGTCGAGGAGTTCTCCAGCGGTGATACAGTGTGCGAAGACTGCGGCATGGTAGTCGGCTCAAGAATCATTGATACGAGATCAGAATGGCGAACTTTTGCAAATGACGACCAAGGAGGTGACGACCCCAGCCGTGTTGGTGGACCGCAGGATGAGTTTGTCGAAGGCCAGCAACTCGCGACGACGGTAGCCTTTTCCGAGACCAAGGCACACAAGGCTCTGTCAAGGACTCAAAACAACACGAACCAAGACAAGTCACAGAAGGGCCTCATGCAAGCTTACAAGGAGATCGTTTCGCTCTGCGAAGCTATCAACATGGGCACGAACGTTTCCAACGCTGCAAagcacatcttcaagctcgtGGACAAGCACAAGTTCCTCAAAGGAAAGCCCCAGGAAGCCGTTATTGCGGGTTGCATCTTCATCGCGTGCCGGCAGAACAACGTGCCTCGAACCTTCCGTGAAATCTTCGACCTGACTAGCGTGAGCAAGAAGGAAGTCGGTCGAGTTTTCAAGCAACTTCAGAGCTTTCTGCAGAAGCTGCAGGACCAAGACGGCGCAGCCACAGGTCTCAACACAGTCACCAACTACGAGAACACATCAGTGGGTGCCGAGGATCTATGCGGCCGCTATGTCTCTCAGCTTGGTTTCACGAAACAGACCAAaatctccaagatctctcGCGCTTTGGCAGAGGGGGCCAACGATATTTCGGCACTCGCAGGACGATCGCCTCTATCCGTTGCCGCAGCATGTATCTACATGGCGTGCCAGATCGTCGGAGAATCGCGCAGCTCACTACCTATAGCCAAGCAGGCGGGTGTCAGCGATGGTACAGTCAAGACTGCGTACAAACACTTGTACTCTGCCCGCGAGAAGCTCATTTCGCCGGAGTGGTTCGAGGGGGGGGCTAGCATGGAGAAGCTCACACCGGCTACTGCGGTATAGGGGCGCCCAGATGCTCTCAGGGCTCCATGTGCTATCATGGTCTAGAATGACGTTATTTCGGCATTAAAGGATGTTACAAAGAAATTGCCGCCTTGTATTCCcccccttttcttttttctttctcttattCTTTTTCTAAACATAGCGACGTCCCGGGGTGGACCGCGAGCAGCGTATTGAATTTACACAAAGATTGAAACGAAGAAGTCTGTGAAGATGTGAGGATGTTCAGCCATGATACTTGAAAGTAGTCTATCAAGGTAGTCTCAGTGAAATTCGGGACATCTTTTTATCCCTACTCTTGCAAATCACTTGGCAGCTAGTTGGCATTGCCTCTTCTGAGTGCCGGCATGAGTTGTCGTCAGCAGTGGGAATAGATGGGGCGGGAATGCCGTGAAACCGCGGGAGGGACCTTGAATCCGCTGCCTgtcattcttcatcaaggaaaaagaaagaaaaattCTACTCTAGATCGTTCTTGGAAGGCTAGGATGCGCTGCTAATGCAGACCCGCTGTTGATGTTTCTTCGACGGGGCAGATAAGTCTCCTCTACTCTACATGAGGAATAACATACCCGGCCGGGTTTATTGAACAGGAGCCAGGCCTGGTTTTTGCCGTGGGGGGCCTGTTGGTTCTTATGATCTGAGGACCCTTTGATAGTAGTCTTGGCATTGTAcgggttgatgatgatgcaggtTGCAGGCTGTTTCCCAGTGTGCCACTACGTATGTACGTGTGCATATGGGTATGTAACAGCTGGAGCTGAAGAAAGCACCTGATGTCTCGCTGCTATTCccgtatgtatgtatgtatgtatgtatgtatgtgtgaCATGAGGAATCAGCCCTTCAGAAAGGTTCCATGTTAGtagctaccttacctatgaACAGACTCGGGTACATAGTTGATGAGGTGCGTGTCAGCAACATCATGTGAATTGTAGGATGGTGTTGCGCCATCGAACTCAAGTGGTGTGAACCAATCCGGAATTCCAGCAAAAGACAGAACTGGTGCAAAGACTCGGGCCAGGAGCACCGAATTGAGAAGCGcagctaggtaggtaactCAGAGAGAAAGACCGGACGGGATGgatcaagatgatgctggtATGTACAATGCTAATACGCCGCCGGAATAAAGTGGCATGTGTTGTAAGCCAGGCTAAGGCAGGATGCTGTATCGGTATGGATATGGATGCATGTTTAGAATTGCCTCAGACGGCATGTCtacgtacctaggtaggtagttaatGGGTCTACGGGGCATCGGATGAGGAGCCAGGTTAGGAAGCCCCACAGGTGGAAGAAGAATAGGTCGAGAATGAGAACCCTGCTGTTACTGTCCTGTACAGCATGTGCGGTGCATGTGTGTCTTGCATCTTGTGCAAAGTAACCTTGGCGTTGCAGTGTCGTGTCTGCTTTAGGCCCTGATCAGCAAGCCTAGTGAAATTTATTATACtgtaaagttaatatatttatataagtaggTTAAAgaggttatattaaaagaaggctattttatatctataaagggcttttattacttttaaagctaattttaatagtaattttaattactttaattaatataattatagctaaaaaggctaaattaattaacctttaaattaataataattcttttattaaaagttaatttttaataatataattaaataaaatattttattttataagcctaatactattactaaattaattataagtaatttaattattattataacttaatattatattataactttttttttattatagcttttttttttataattaataagtaattattagatttttaaataatacttttatttaataaactttctttttaaagttaaataaagctagatattaaatttaaagaaaaaagctatattaaagcctatttttaaatcttttattattttctttaaaaaagcctttttaataataaaatagaattattattaaattaaattaaaatatatagtattaaaagataattattatatatattagaaaatacttaatataataaaatatataaaaattataaaaaaaggaaaagtatttattaattaataataaaaattagattttaagtaaaaatacttataagtaatagtaaaagtaataaaaaatagctttaatattaataattatattataattaatttataatataagatcttttttaataaatatttaataaaaagatatattataaaagctattaataataatacttttaagtattataataaaatacttttatttataataaagattatttttaataataatataaaataaaaagaggtttaagattaataactaattaaagtaaatagtaaataaaataataataatttaattaaaaaaaagctaaaagttaagctatttatataaataaattaataagtttataataataaagttaaaaaagtatttttttttattaaagctattatagatttttataataagtaataaaaaaagaattattataatattaatagcttttaataaagtaattccttttttttaaaaaaagaaaaaaaaataataaaaaaaagtaatagtaatattaataatttaaaagagttatttttataaagttagttatttacttataattatataatattattatagttaattaaagtaaaagatttataaaatataattaagaattatacttagctttttataaaaaattaaaatattaattttataataaaagtaataaattagctataaaaaaatataaataatattttaatttaaatattatttaataaaaaggaaataaataaagcttttattaaagtattaatattaatataaaatatataatattaataattaaaaaaatatatattttattaaaaagtaaaaatatctttatagtaatatataaagtatagctaataaggtcttataataaaaataatataatataatacttattttttaatatattatatataaagtattatatataatactaaaaaaatataataactttaaaagtaagtcttaaagttatataatactattacctttaactttataatttaattaaataaatagccttaatttataaatataaaaagatatttcttctagctttagtaagctaaatactttctttattattacctagttaaagtaattaatactaaagctttaactttaaaggcttaattttaaataagctaaaaattataaaaactaatataaaatataatactatataattaatattaataatagctataactatttaattaaagtaattaatacctatatatctagccctttaactaaaatctatagccttaagcttaatactatattaatcctttaatctttcttaaagtattataaaattataagaaaatacttactatatattaataacctattaataatataataaattaatcttataatttttagctattaagtatagctacttaatattaatagaaatagagctaaagataaagcctttagtaattatattataaattagatatatatattaaaggacttaataAATCGCCTAGAATAGggttaatacctattaaggtaatagcaggcctttattaatagtattatattaggcgagctaattattatatattttataatattataaaaagctaagaagttaaagcttttataatattataaggctttaaagatattttatttaattatagctttaagttaatattataaagtaattattttaacttaaaaaagtttaaataatatatagataatatttttataagctttaattagcttaaaatttttaatataaagtattattaatattaaaataagcttaaataaaaaaaatatataattttaatttaatttttataaatttaaaataatttcttttttattagcctttttagcttataatacttttttttattagccttattagcttatagtactttttttttatttattataatactcttttttttatttattatagtacttttttttttatttatttccttaaatttaaagttattaaaaagctataaatatatttaataagtaaattaaagctaacttataattagactttttatatttattttagatttttttattataactttatttatatagctataagcttttattaaaatatagattttttaattaaaaagaccTTTTTTCTTATACCTTAGTTctagctttttctttttaaatataaaaaagttatataaattaattatagtatatataatcttaatttaattattaaaaaaatatttaagtatattattttttattattttttacttttttttataatatttaaaagcctattttataactatttaaagttataaatagtaaaggttatataattcttttttatttataagtctttttattatattactttaattttaaaaataatattaaatttataaatataaaattaaaatttctttttataatttaaagctaatattagtaaaaaagaatctttttaataaaacttaaaagctacttatataagtattaaaaagttaaaatatctttatagtaatatataaagtatagctaataaggtcttataataagaataatataatataatatttattttttaatatattatatataaggtattatatataatattaaaaaaaaatataataactttaaaagtaagtcttaaggttatataatactactacctttaatcttataatttaactaaataagtagccttaatttataagtataaaaagatatttcttttaactttagtaaactaaataccttctttattattacctagttaagataattaatactaaagctttaaccttaaaagcctaattttaaataagctaaagattataaaaactaatataagatataatattatataattaatattaataatagctataactatttaattaaaataattaataattatatatttagccttttaattaaaatctatagctttaagcttaatattatattagttttttaatctttcttaaagtattataaaattataagaaaatacctactatatattaataaactattaataatataataagttaattttataatttttagttattaagtataactatttaatattaataaaaataaagctaaaaataaagcttttagtaactatattatagattaaatatatatattaaaagacttaataaattacttaaaatagggttaatacttattaaagtaatagtaggcctttattaatagtattatattaaataatagtaatagttaatattagctatagtttataaaattaaaatatatagttatagtagtttatataagtatattttattaatattatattattaatagatcttttaatacctataagtatatataaaaattatcttaagtattaattagctatatttacttttaatttatattccttatattgctttatattatcttataacctaatttaatctattactaacctattaagctagctttagcctactaatatttatagtttttcctttaatactaaaacctttattttataatttacctttttacctttcttttcccctttacttccttttttttactttataatagctcttaattcctataatataatatttatattattaatttaattactttaactatatattttacttctataaactatacctagtattagctattattactacttaatctaatagctataataaaagcttattactttattaataagtcttaatcttactttaagtaattagctaggccttttaaggcctttaacttaattataatagttaagataataaatatattttatatatttaagagctttataatataattaaagattataagattaacttactatattagtattaatttattaata
This region includes:
- a CDS encoding hypothetical protein (BUSCO:EOG09262N10~EggNog:ENOG41) — translated: MAFQSQAAGQNALSPVDIKPLLTKLWPNGSAVSPQEIAEAISHFFTNQVTEAQTASLLMALHFTKLDFRADVLAECARVMREAAATIPVEELKEVIERRGRKEGAYNGGLCDIVGTGGDGHDTFNISTTSSILASALLMVSKHGNKASTSKSGSADLVACMKPQPPIISAVRPDTLVKAYSETNYTFLFAPVFHTGMRYVAPIRKQLPWRTVFNNLGPLANPVEDVLEARVIGVGRRDLGPAFAEALCMAGFKKALIICGEEELDEVSCAGNTLCWRVNETSAGRLEVEHFTVHPSDFGLSTHPLDTVSSGKEPSENAEILSRILHNELPDDDPILEFVLLNTAALLVTSGICESDTSNMGEGDDGKVITERGPGGQRWKEGIRRARWALKSGEAWRQWEKFVKVTNEIGA
- a CDS encoding hypothetical protein (EggNog:ENOG41~BUSCO:EOG09262PAY), which encodes MAPNGSDAPAFEEDLSNILVCPECNISPPHLVEEFSSGDTVCEDCGMVVGSRIIDTRSEWRTFANDDQGGDDPSRVGGPQDEFVEGQQLATTVAFSETKAHKALSRTQNNTNQDKSQKGLMQAYKEIVSLCEAINMGTNVSNAAKHIFKLVDKHKFLKGKPQEAVIAGCIFIACRQNNVPRTFREIFDLTSVSKKEVGRVFKQLQSFLQKLQDQDGAATGLNTVTNYENTSVGAEDLCGRYVSQLGFTKQTKISKISRALAEGANDISALAGRSPLSVAAACIYMACQIVGESRSSLPIAKQAGVSDGTVKTAYKHLYSAREKLISPEWFEGGASMEKLTPATAV